From a single Scomber japonicus isolate fScoJap1 chromosome 12, fScoJap1.pri, whole genome shotgun sequence genomic region:
- the LOC128368953 gene encoding ceramide synthase 2-like: MDLLSDVWSQDYWLPPGVTWKDMEQLADSDQPQPQDLLIALPLALGFVGLRCIFERFFAPPMGRCLGVKNRLQMTAPPSPKLESFYTKQSRQPTQSEIVALMSLCGKTQRQIETWFRLRRNQDRPCQTKKFGEAAWRFFFYITAFMAGLACLIDKPWFWDRRECWRQYPVQPMERAHYWYYMLELGFYGSLLLRISVDIKRKDFREQVIHHLATIFLLSFSYCANYIRIGTLVMLLHDSSDILLESAKMFNYGTGWRKTCDMLFVVFAVVFLVTRLVIFPSKIIHTTLVLSMEVFEPFVGYYFFNVLLMVLQALHIFWAGLILRMVYKFLKGKLEKDERSDEESEVEEEEEDKGGEESADQEGDYSWERSKDTLNSKLSMLTNSCVLNNLTNHRASVADRMRKAQ; encoded by the exons ATGGACCTGCTCTCAGATGTATGGAGTCAGGACTACTGGCTTCCTCCAGGTGTGACCTGGAAAGACATGGAACAGTTAGCGGACTCTGACCAGCCGCAACCCCAGGACCTTCTTATAGCGCTGCCCCTTGCACTAGGCTTTGTCGGCCTACGCTGTATATTTGAGAG GTTTTTTGCCCCACCCATGGGCAGATGTTTGGGGGTGAAGAATAGATTGCAAATGACtgctcccccctccccaaaGCTGGAGTCATTTTACACCAAGCAGAGCAGACAGCCGACACAG AGTGAAATTGTTGCTCTGATGTCGCTGTGTGGAAAAACACAGAGGCAGATTGAGACCTGGTTCCGCCTTCGCAGGAACCAGGACAGGCCCTGTCAAACCAAGAAGTTTGGTGAAGCTGC gtggaggttttttttctatatcacaGCCTTCATGGCTGGACTGGCATGTTTGATTGAT AAGCCGTGGTTCTGGGACCGCAGGGAATGTTGGAGGCAATACCCAGTACAG CCCATGGAGAGAGCTCATTACTGGTACTACATGCTGGAGCTGGGTTTTTATGGCTCTCTGCTGCTCCGCATCTCTGTGGACATCAAAAGAAAG GATTTTAGGGAACAGGTGATCCACCATCTGGCCACCATCTTCCTGCTCAGTTTCTCCTACTGTGCCAACTACATTCGCATCGGCACCTTGGTCATGCTGCTTCATGACTCCTCTGACATCCTGCTAGAG TCTGCCAAGATGTTTAACTACGGCACTGGCTGGAGGAAAACATGTGACATGCTCTTTGTTGTGTTTGCTGTGGTGTTCCTTGTGACAAGACTGGTGATTTTCCCCAGCAA AATCATCCACACCACCCTTGTGCTGTCCATGGAGGTCTTTGAACCCTTTGTCGGCTACTACTTTTTCAACGTCCTGCTAATGGTGCTGCAAGCTCTTCACATCTTTTGGGCTGGACTGATTTTGCGCATGGTCTACAAGTTCCTGAAAGGAAAG CTGGAAAAAGATGAACGCAGTGATGAAGAGAGTGAGgttgaggaagaagaggaggataaaggaggggaagaaagtgCTGATCAAGAAGGAGATTACAGTTGGGAGAGAAGTAAAGACACCCTGAACTCTAAACTGTCCATGTTGACCAACAGTTGTGTCCTTAATAACTTGACCAACCACAGGGCTTCTGTAGCTGACAGAATGCGTAAAGCTCAATAA
- the LOC128368962 gene encoding cortexin-1-like, protein MSDTNYWVVDYDLSSPAPPGFPRGPTVLQPMAGHPEQGTALCFVGLLVLLLLFLVVRCVRILLDPYSSMPASSWTDHKEGLDRGQFDYALV, encoded by the coding sequence ATGAGTGATACAAACTACTGGGTCGTGGACTAtgacctctcctctcctgctccacCCGGGTTCCCCAGGGGCCCGACGGTGCTACAGCCCATGGCGGGGCACCCCGAACAGGGAACGGCCTTGTGTTTTGTGGGCCTCCtcgtactgctgctgctctttctcGTCGTTCGTTGTGTCCGCATCTTGTTAGACCCCTACAGCAGCATGCCAGCTTCATCGTGGACGGACCATAAGGAGGGACTGGACAGAGGACAGTTTGATTATGCGCTGGTGTAA
- the LOC128369610 gene encoding mitochondrial import inner membrane translocase subunit TIM44-like — MAASVCRCYELVGRRALALSSRCLVSSVWRGDAYRLQRSPAAAVQVRYASGRKGFLGEFVDNLRQEFSKNQEMKDNIKKFREEAKKLEESDALQQARRKYKTIEAETVKTSEVFKKTFGSLSETMKEGLEEMTRTDIGKKIKEGVEEAAKTAMHSAESVSKGGEKLGKTSAFKAISQSVETMKKEIDVGDAGPYRAPPQLRKRSDFSSKGADSDTRVFEANEEDMGVVLHKDAKWYQQWKDFKDKNVVFNRFFEMKMKYDESDNALIRASRAVTDKVTDLIGGLFSKTEMSEVLTEIVKADPNFDKDSFLKQCEKDIIPNILEAMIRGELDVLKDWCYEATYSQLAHPIQQARALGLLFQSKILDIDNIDLAMGKMMDQGPVLIITFQAQVVMVIRSPKGDIVEGDPEKVMRMMYVWALCRDQEELNPNAAWRLLDISASSTEQVL; from the exons ATGGCAGCCTCCGTGTGTCGGTGCTACGAG CTGGTTGGCAGACGTGCCTTGGCCCTCAGCTCCCGGTGTCTGGTCTCCTCTGTGTGGAGAGGAGATGCCTACAGGTTACAGAGGAGCCCAGCAGCTGCTGTGCAG GTGCGATATGCCTCAGGGCGTAAAGGTTTCCTGGGAGAGTTTGTGGATAACCTCCGTCAGGAGTTCAGTAAGAATCAGGAGATGAAAGATAACATAAAGAAGTTCAGAGAGGAGGCCAAGAAGCTTGAGGAGTCCGATGCCCTCCAACAGGCACGCCGGAAATAT AAAACTATTGAGGCAGAGACGGTGAAGACCTCAGAGGTGTTCAAGAAGACTTTCGGCTCCCTGTCAGAGACTATGAAGGAG GGTCTGGAGGAGATGACTCGTACCGACATTGGTAAGAAGATCAAGGAAGGTGTGGAGGAGGCAGCCAAGACAGCCATGCACTCAGCTGAATCTGTCTCCAAGGGGGGAGAAAAACTGGGCAAGACCAGTGCATTCAAGGCCATCTCACAG AGTGTGGAGACCATGAAGAAGGAGATAGATGTTGGTGATGCCGGCCCTTACAGGGCTCCTCCTCAGCTGAGGAAGAGAAGTGATTTCTCATCTAAAGGAGCAGACAGTGACACCAGAGTGTTCGAGGCCAATGA GGAAGATATGGGTGTCGTTCTCCACAAGGATGCAAAGTGGTACCAACAGTGGAAGGACTTCAAGgacaaaaatgttgtttttaata GGTTCTTTGAGATGAAGATGAAATATGATGAAAGTGACAATGCCCTTATCAGAGCATCCCGAGCTGTGACTGACAAAGTTACTGACCTCATAG gtGGTCTTTTCTCTAAGACGGAAATGTCAGAGGTTCTGACGGAGATCGTGAAGGCAGACCCCAACTTTGACAAAGACTCTTTTCTCAAACAGTGTGAGAAGGACATCATCCCAAATATACTGGAG GCTATGATCCGTGGAGAGCTGGATGTACTAAAGGACTGGTGCTATGAAGCT ACATACAGTCAGCTGGCTCACCCCATCCAGCAGGCCAGAGCTTTGGGGCTGCTCTTTCAATCCAAAATCCTTGACATTGATAATATAGAC TTGGCGATGGGGAAGATGATGGACCAGGGCCCTGTGCTCATCATCACCTTCCAAGCTCAAGTCGTCATGGTGATCCGCAGCCCCAAAGGAGACATAGTGGAAGGAGATCCG GAGAAGGTGATGAGGATGATGTATGTTTGGGCATTGTGTCGTGACCAGGAGGAGCTGAACCCTAACGCAGCCTGGAGACTCCTCGACATCTCTGCCTCCAGCACCGAGCAGGTTCTCTAG